The Rhodoferax ferrireducens T118 DNA segment CCCTGGCACGTCGTCCACGCTCCTCTGGAGCTGACACCATGCTGGCTGCAACCCCTGGAGACACCCATGGAAAAAATCGATTGGAAAAAGGAACTCAAGCACCTGTACCAGGCCTCCGCCCGAGAGGTGATGCAAGTAGAGGTCCCAGCCATGAACTACCTGATGGTGGACGGCCAGGGCGACCCGAACACCTCGCAGGAATACGCCGATGCGGTCGCTGCCCTGTTTGCAACGGCCTACAGCCTCAAGTTCATGGTCAAGAAAGGGGCGCTCGCCATCGACTACGGTGTGATGCCGCTGGAAGGCTTGTGGTGGGCGAAGGACATGAGCAAGTTCAGCCCCGACGACAAAAGCAACTGGCTGTGGACAGCGATGATCGCGCAGCCGCCTTTCATCACGCGGGAGATGGTGGACACCGCCATCGCCGCAGTGGCCAAGAAGAAGAACCCGGCGGCCATTTCCAGGCTGCGCTTTGAGGCTTACACCGAAGGCCGTTGCGCGCAGATCATGCACATTGGCCCCTTCAGCGAAGAGGGGCCTGCGATAGAAAAGTTGCATCATTTCATCCAGGCCAGCGGGCACAAGCGGCACGGCAAGCACCACGAGATCTACCTGAGCGACATCAGCAAAGCCGCTCCGGCGAAATGGAAGACCCTCATTCGCCAGCCTATGTCGCCATCCGAACGATGAGACGCAGCAACTTGGCGGCGGGGGGAGTCACGGTGCGGATCCAGTGCATCAAGTCATCGAGATCGTGCCGGATGACCTGCGGACGCAAGGGCCCCCCTGACGCGGCGCACCTTGTTATTGCTACTTAAAGAATAGCGCATGGCCCAATATCGACGGTGGCTAGAGATCAAAATTACTTATATTCCGGGCAGCAATCACACGGCAATTGTTGATATGGCAGTCGTGTTATTGACGGGATGTGGACATCACCCATTGCCTTTGCTATTATTTGTGGACAGTGTCCACAAAATCTTCCGAGGACATAGGCGGTTCGTCAAAAGGGCATTCGATGGAGAAACCGATGGCTGAACTCACGATGACGAGTTTCCTGACCCTTGACGGCGTCATGCAGGCCCCTGGTGGTCCGAACGAAGACACGAGCGGCACCGGCGTGGTGATCAGCGGCTGCCAGCGCGCCGGCCGCCCGGCCTACGGCTCGTTCGAAGTGGACGAACAACCGCGGTTCCGGGATGGAGGTGCCCACCCTTGATCCAGGAATTGAGCCCCCTCGTTTCATACCAGGCCAGCGTGAAGGAGTAACAGCCTATGCAAAAAATCACCCCCTTTTTGTGGTTCGACAGCCAGGCCGAAGAGGCAATGAATTTCTATGTTTCGATTTTCAGGAACTCGAAAGTTTTGACTGTCAATCGTTATGGTGAGGCAGGGCCGGGTCCCAGGGGCACGGTCATGACCGCCAGTTTTCTGCTCGACGGGCAGGAGTTTGTCGCACTCAACGGCGGGCCGCAATACAAGTTCACGCCGGCCATCTCGTTTGTCGTGAACTGCGAAACGCAGGCAGAAGTCGATGACTTGTGGGACAAGCTCTCAGCCGGTGGCAGAGAAGACCAATGTGCCTGGTTGCAGGACAAGTTCGGTGTCTCCTGGCAGATCGTTCCCAGGGTGCTGATCGAGCTGTTGAATGACCCCGATCCGGCCAAGGCCCAGCGTGTCATGGCGGCCATGATGAAAATGAAAAAGATCGACATCGCCGCTTTGCAGCGCGCCGCTGCGCAAGGAGAGAACACATGATTTACAAAGGTAGCTGCCACTGCGGAAAAATCGCATTTGAAGTGGACGGCGAACTCACCGGGGCGATGGCGTGCAACTGCTCGATCTGCTCGCGCAAAGGCGCGCTCATGTGGTTCGTGCCGCGCGACCAGCTGCGCTTGCTCACAGCGGAAGAAGACATGAGGACCTACACCTTCAATCAACATGTTATCAAGCACCACTTCTGCCCGACCTGTGGCATACATCCGTATGGCGAAGGTGTTGACCCCAAAGGCAACCGCATGGCCGCCGTCAACATTCGCTGCCTCGAAGACCTTGACCTGGCCTCTGTCCCGGTCACCAACTTCGACGGTCGTGCCAGGTGAAGACCGTATGGAGATAAGGGAGATCGATCAATATCAACCACTGAAAAGGAGATAGTCATGCAAGTTCAGCCCTACTTATTCTTTGAAGGCCGCTGCGAAGAGGCGCTTGAGTTTTACCGCACCACCCTGGGCGCCAAGGTCACGATGCTGATGCGCTTCAAGGAAAACCCGGAGCCGCAGCCTCCCGGCATGTTCCCGCCCGGCTCGGACGACAAAGTGATGCACGCGAGCTTTACCATTGGCGAAACAACGCTGATGGCCTCGGATGGCCGGGCCACTGGTAGCCCGGTGTTTCAAGGCTTTTCGCTGTCGCTGTCGGCCCCGACCGACGCCGAGGCCAAGCGGCTGTTCAGCGCCCTGGGCGATGGCGGGCAGGTGCAAATGCCGCTGGGCAAGACGTTTTTTGCCTCGTCCTTCGGCATGGTGGCTGACCGCTTCGGCGTGTCATGGATGATCATCGTGGCGCCTTGAAGCGCGGCTCATAAAAAACGCGCCCGAAGGCGCGTTAGTCATTTATTGGCAGCGAAGACCGCTTATTTGGAGACCACGCGCGCCATCTCCAGGCACTTGCTCGAATAGCCCCATTCGTTGTCATACCAGCTCACCACCTTGACAAAGGTGCTGTCGAGCGCGATGCCGGCGTCGGCATCAAAGGTCGAGGTGCAGCTCTCGCCGCGGAAGTCGGTGGACACCACTTTGTCTTCGGTGTAGCCCAGCACACCCTTCATGGCGCCCAGGGATGCAGCCTTCATGGCGGCGCAGATTTCAGCGTAAGTGGCGGGTTTGTTCAGCTCCACGGTCAAGTCCACCACCGACACGTCGGAGGTCGGCACACGGAAAGACATGCCGGTGAGCTTCTTGTTCAGCTCGGGAATCACCACACCCACCGCCTTGGCCGCGCCGGTGCTGGAAGGAATGATGTTTTCCAGAATGCCACGGCCGCCGCGCCAGTCTTTGTTGGATGGGCTGTCGACGGTTTTTTGCGTTGCCGTGGCAGCATGCACGGTGGTCATCAGGCCACGCTTGATGCCCCAGTTGTCGTTCAGGATCTTGGCCACCGGAGCCAGGCAGTTGGTGGTGCAACTGGCATTGCTGATGATCGCTTCACCCGCGTATTTGCTGTCGTTCACGCCGTAGACGAACATCGGGGTGTCATCCTTGGAAGGCGCACTCATGATGACTTTTTTGGCGCCGGCGGTGATGTGTTTTTGCGCCGTTTCCTTGGTCAGGAACAGACCCGTGGCCTCGATCACGATGTCGGCGCCGACTTCGTTCCACTTCAACTCGGCCGGATCTTTGACGGCGCTGAGGCGAATCTTTTTGCCGTTGACGATGAGGTTGTTGCCTTCGACGGCGATGTCGCCCTTGAAGCGGCCATGCACCGAGTCAAACTGCAGCATGTAAGCCAGGTACGCCGGCTCCAGCAAGTCGTTGATGCCGACCACCTCAATGTCCTTGAAGTCTTGCACTGCGGCACGGAACACCATGCGCCCGATACGGCCAAAGCCGTTGATACCGATCTTGATTGTCATCTGCTTTTCTCCATTAGTTAAAACTTGAAACCTGCTTACTTGCGCAAAACCTTTTCTACCGTGTCCGCCACATTTTCGGGGGTAAAGCCGAAATGCTGAAACAACACCGGCGCGGGTGCGGATTCACCGTAGCTGTCGATGCCGACCACCGCCGCACAGCCATATTTCCACCAGCCGGCGGAGACGCCCATTTCGACCGCGATGCGTGGCACGCCAACGGGCAGCACGGCTGCTTTGTAGGCTGCACTTTGTTGGTCGAATGTGGTGGTGCTCGGCATGGAGACGACGCGTACCGCTATTTTTCTGCTAGCTAGCAACTCCTGCGCCTTGAGTGCCAGTTGCACCTCGGAGCCGGTGGCGATGAGCACCGCCTGGGTCTTTTTCTTCAGGCCCACCTCAGACGGCTCGGCCAGTATGTAGGCGCCCTTGCTGATGTCACCCAGACCGGCCTTGGGCGCGTAGTGGATGTTCTGGCGGGACAGCAGCAGCGCGGTGGGCTTGCTTTTGTTTTGCAAGGCCACCGCCCAGGCGACGGCGGTTTCAGCCGTGTCACCGGGGCGCCAGACATCCAGATTCGGGATCAGGCGCAGGGATGCCGCGTGTTCGATCGACTGGTGCGTCGGGCCGTCTTCACCCAGACCAATGCTGTCATGTGTGAACACATGCACCACGCGCAGTTTCATGAGCGCGGCCATGCGGATGGCGTTGCGGCTGTAGTCGCTAAAGGTCAGGAAGGTGCCGCCATAGGGAATGAAGCCACCATGCAGCGCAATGCCGTTCATGATGGCGGCCATGCCGAACTCGCGCACGCCGTAGTTGATGTGGCGCCCGCCCACCATCACGCCGTCGGCGTTCGGCGTCTGCACCACGCCACCGGTAAAGTCAAAACGCAAATTTGGCGTGCTCTTGGTGTTGGTCAGGTTCGAGCCGGTCAGGTCAGCGGAGCCACCAAGCAGTTCCGGCAGCGCAGCAGTGAAGGACTCCAGTGCCAGTTGCGAGGCTTTGCGCGAGGCCACGGTTTCAGCCTTGGTGTGGGCCGCCACGGCGGTATTGACCGCGACCTGGGCAAAGTTTTTCGGCAGCTCACCCTTCATGCGGCGCACCAGCTCTTTCGCCAGGTCGGGGAAGGCCGCTTTGTAGGCGGCAAACCTGTCGTTCCAGGCCGCCTCGGCAGCGGCGCCGGCGGCCTTGGCATCCCACGCGGCATACACGTCTTGGGGGATGCTGAAAGGCTTGTGCGACCAGCCCAGCGCAACGCGGGTCAGCAGGATTTCCTCCGCACCCAGTGGCTCGCCATGGGCCTTGGCGGTATTGGCGCGATTGGGGCTGCCCTGGCCGATGGCGGTCTTGCAGATGATCAGCGTGGGCTTGTCAGCCGAGGTCTTGGCCTCCGCGATGGTTTTGGCGACCAGGTCAGCGTCGTGGCCATCGATGGGGCCGAGCACGTTCCAGCCGTAGGCCACAAAACGCAACGCGGTATTGTCGATAAACCAGGGCGCCACCGGGCCATCAATCGAGATGCCGTTGTCGTCGTACAGGGCGATCAACTTGTTGAGCTTCCAGGCGCCAGCGAGGGCGGCCGCTTCGTGGCTGATGCCCTCCATCAGGCAGCCGTCGCCCAGGAAGGTGAAGGTGTTGTGGCTGACGACGTCGTGACCTTCGCGATTGAACTCTTTGGCCAGCAGTTTCTCTGCCAGCGCCATGCCCACCGCATTGGTGATGCCCTGGCCGAGCGGACCGGTGGTGGTTTCCACGCCGGGGGTCACCCCCACCTCGGGGTGGCCGGGCGTTTTGGAACCAAACTGGCGAAATTTCTTCAGCTCGGTGATGGGCAGCTTGTAGCCGGTCAGATGCAGCACCGAGTACAACAACATGGAAGCGTGTCCGTTGGAGAGTACGAAACGGTCGCGGTCAAACCAGTGGGGATTGGCGGGATTGTGTTTAAGGTGCTGACCCCACAAAGCCACCGCCATGTCGGCCATGCCCATGGGCGCGCCGGGGTGGCCCGAGTTGGCGGCCTGCACCGCGTCCATCGCCAGCGCGCGGATCGCGTTGGCCATCTCAGCGCGGTTGGCGCTGATTGTTTGTGGTGCTTGCGCTTGTTCTGTATCAGCCATGGGTGGCAACTCCGGGAGTGTGTGGGGGTGAGGGGAAACCATGGATTTTACCGGGCTGAAAAACACGCCCGGCCTGGGCTATGCTTTGGGCTACCCATCAACTCTTGAGTGAGCACCATGAGCCTGCTGTTTTCTCCCCTGCATCTGCCCTCGCCGCGCGGTGGCCTGACCTTATCCAACCGCATCGTGGTCGCGCCCATGTGCCAGTACTCGGCCCGCAACGGTGAGGCCAGCGACTGGCACCTGATGCACTGGGGCAACCTGCTCAACAGTGGCGCGGCGATGTTCACCATCGAGGCCACGGCCGTGCTGCCCGAAGGCCGCATCACCCCCAGCTGCCTGGGACTGTGGGATGCGCGCACTGAAGCCGCGCTGGCCGACAAGTTGCAGCGGGCGCGCCAGCTCGCGCCGCCCTTGCCCGTGTGTATTCAACTGGCGCACGCCGGGCGCAAGGCGTCCAGCGCGGTGCCGTGGCAAGGTGGCCAACTGCTGCCCGCCGCGCAGGGCGGCTGGGAGACGTTTGGCCCTTCGGCCTTGCCGCAACTTCCCAACGAACCCCCGCCCACCGAACTGACGCTGGCGCAGATGGCGCAGATCCGTGACGCGTTTGTGGCCGCTGCCCAGCGTGCCGCGCGCATCGGGCTGGAGGCCGTGGAGATTCACGGCGCCCACGGTTATTTGCTGCATGAGTTCTTGTCGCCGCTGGCGAACCAGCGCAGCGATGCCTATGGCGGCAGTTTCGAGAACCGCATCCGCTTTCCGCTGGAAGTATTTGCCGCCGTGCGCGCCGCCTTTGACGGCGTGCTGGGCCTGCGCGTCTCGGCCTCGGACTGGGTCGAGGGCGGCTGGGACGTGGCACAGAGTGCGGAGTTCGCGAAACGGCTGAAGACGCTCGGCTGTGACTTCATCCACGTCTCTTCCGGCGGTGTGTCGCCCCAGCAAAAGATCGCTTTGGGGGCGGGCTATCAGGTGGCCATGGCGCGGGCCGTTCGTGCCGCCAGCGGCCTGGTCACCACCGCCGTTGGTTTGATCACCGAGGCGCAACAGGCCGAGGCGATTTTGCAGGCCGGTGACGCCGACCTGATCGCACTGGCGCGGGCCTTTTTGTATGAGCCGCGTTGGGGCTGGCACGCCGCTGCCGCCCTGGGCGGTCAAGTGGTGGCCAACCCGGTCTACTGGCGCTGCCTGCCGCGCGAGGCGCAGACGGTGTTTGGCAAGGTGTCGATTGGCGGGCGTTAGCCGGGTTTACATGGATTTTCGGTCGCCAGCCCTTACCAAATCTGCATAGTAAGCTATCTTTTTAGGAGCTTGCTGGGCGACCGGCCAGCACCATGAGCGTCGAGCTGCCATGCGCGAGCACGCGTCCGTCTTGCGACAGGACTTTCGCTTCGACTGAAATAATCTGCCGCCCCTGCGCGACCACTTGGGCGTGTGCGCGCACGCGCCCCGCGTCAGGGGCAATGGGACGCGAGAAGTTGCCTTTGGTTTCCACGGTCGTATAGCCGACGCCCGCAGGCAGCAAGCTCAGTCCCGCGCAGCCCGCAGCGCTGTCGATCAAGGTCAGCGCCCAGCCGCCGTGCACCGTGCCCATGGGATTGAGCAGTTGCTTGCCGGGCTCGCCCTCAAAGGCCGCAAAACCGTCGCCGACTTCGACGAGCCAGAAGGACATCGTTTGTGAAATCGGTGCCTGCGGTAGCCGGCCCTCGATGATGGCCTGCAGCAAGGCCTTCCCGCTCAAGGTCGCGGCTTCCTGGGAGTCGGCCAGACCATAGTGATACTTTGTCATCGATGCGCCTTTCGTTTTAAATGTAGCTGCATTGAATGCAGCTGCATATAATAAACACATGACTCTTCCAACGCAACCCAATCGTTCATTGCGGGGCGACGCGGCCAGCGCCCTGAATGAGGATTTGGCCTGGAATGCCCGACTCGCAGCGAGGCTGCTGACGGCGGCCCTGGACCAAGGCCTGAAGGCCTCGGGCCTCACCAGCACCCAGTTCGGACTGATGTGCCTGATTGCATCGTCGCCCGACGACACCGTGGGCGGATTGGCGGCCCGCGGCGGACTCAATCAGTCGACCATGTCGCGCAATATCGATGCGCTGTCACGCGCCGGGCTGGTCGAGGTGGCGACCGTCAACCAAGACCGCAGACGCCGCGCCATGTGGCTCACGGAGGCGGGATTGATGCGATTGAACGACGCGATGCCCTTGTGGCGCAGCGCGCAGCAGGCGCTTGCGGCGCGACTGGAGCCGCAACTCGCGCAACATTTGTCCGGCGTCAAGCAGGTGCTGGCGCCCGGTCCTGCAGGTTGATCAAGCAAGGAGTGGCCATGGGAATACGAATTGTCCGATTGGGGAGCGAGCGAGCGCCGGCTGAAGGCATCAGGATAGGAACCGTGCGGCGTCCGCCGCGAGGCGTACCCAAAACCGAGTTTGCACGGCAGAACTGGTACGACATCTGGTACCCCAACCTCGCGCCCAGCATCGAGACCATGAAGCTCGGACAAGCAGCCGATGACGACGCCAAGTGGAACGCGTTTGCGAAGCGCTACCGCGCGGAAATGAAGCAGCCCGATGCGACGCGCACGATTGAACTGCTGGCCAAGCTGTCGCATGGCGCCGATTTCTCCATGGGCTGCTATTGCCAGGACGAGTCTCATTGCCATCGCTCGATTCTCCGGGCGCTGTTGCATGAACACGGGGCTTTGCTGAGCGCATGACCGCCGGCTGCGGCCCGGCGTGTGGCCCCGCGTGCCGATGTCTAGAGCCTTTCAGGCCGCCAGCCCAGTAGCTGCGGCTTTATGCGCTACTAATAACATAGCAATCTCAAACTTGACCGGGCGCCGTCGCTACATAGCGGCAACCCTGCCAGCTTGAGCGCCGCGCCAGCTCGGCCGTCAGGCGCGGCGCGAGTTCGGACAGGCGCAGGTTCCAGTCCGGCGCGAGTTTGAGTGACGGTGGCACTTCGCTGCCGACGCGCTGCAGCAGGACCCGAGGCGACAGGCGCTCGATGAAATCGACCAGCAGACTGATGCAGGCCTGCTCATCGAGCAGCGGCACGGCCTCGGGATTGCGCTGCCATTCGCGCGCCAGCGCGGTGCCGCGCACTAGTTGCAGCTGATGCAGTTTCAGCGCATGGATCGGCAGCGCCGAGAGCTGGCGCGCGCCGTCCAGCATGCTGGCGTGGGATTCGCCCGGCAGCCCGAGCATGACATGGGCGGTGACTTCCAGTCCGCGCGCCGCCGCCCGCTCGATGGCGTCGACGCTGGCGGCAAAATCGTGGCCGCGATTGACCCGCGCCAGCGCCGCGTCGTTGCAGGACTCGACACCGATTTCAAGTTCGATGATGGCGTGGCCCGACAGCTCGGCAAGGTAGTCCAGCACCCCGTCGGGCAGGCAGTCGGGGCGGGTGCCGATGGCCAGCCCGCTGATCTGCGGATGGGCCAGCGCCTCGGCGTAGCAGGCGCGCAGCCGCTCGGATTCGCCGTAGGTGTTGCTGTAGCTCTGAAAATAGGCGATGTAGCGCTGCGTGCCGGGGTAGCGCCGATGCAAGAATTCCAGCCCGGCGTCGATCTGTTCGGTGATGCCCTGGCGCCGGTGCAGGTAGCCCGGCGTAAAGCTGGCGTTGTTGCAAAACGTGCAACCCCCGGTGCCGACCAGGCCGTCGCGGTTCGGGCAGGTGAAGCCCGCCAATACCGAGACTTTCTGCACCCGCCCGCCATGACGCGCCTTCACATGGTCGTTCCAGGCGTGGTAGCGACGTTCGCCAAAAGGCGAGCTGGCGGCTGGATTCATCCGGTGCGCCGTGACCGCGCGGCGCCAGGAAGACACGGCGAAAGACGGGGAGTAAAGGGCGCCATGACGTTGTGGAAGTAGAAAATGAAGCGTTGAGCGGGCCATTGTAAGTAGCGACTCTGCGTTCAGCGCGCTGGCCTGCACCTGGCCTTGGCGCCAGCTAAACTGCCTCAATCCATGCCGCACGGCCTGGACCGAGTTCGCCCAAGCGACAGAAAGGAAGACGACAGTGACAGCGCCTGCACCCGCAACCGCGACTGCGGCCCCTTGGGATACGCTCAACGGGCAGTACCAACTGTGCCCGGGCACGCCGCGCAGCATCGTCGGCCAGCGCCCGGTGCTGGGCGCCGGGCGACTCGGGCGTTTGCTGCGCGGCCAGCGCGGCGAGCAGGTCGGCCGCACGTTGAGCAGTGTGTTCACGCTGTGCGCCCATGCTCATCGCGGCACCGCCGAGCTGGCCTTGGCGGTCGCACAGGGCGAGGCAGGGGCCGCGCCGCCCAGTCCGCCACCGCTGTTGCTGTGGGTCGAGACCGCGCGGGATCACTTGCGCAGCATCGCACTCGACTGGCCGCAGCGACTGCCCAGCTTGTCGGCCGACCGCCCGGCGCTGGAATGGCTGCGGGACTGTCCCTTGCCGCTGGCCACCGCCACGCGGCTGGATGCGGCGGCGGCGGGCGCGGCGCTGGACGCTTTGCGCCTGTGGCTGGAGCAACGCGTCTTCCAGCAATCGGCATCAAGCTGGCTGAGCGCCCACCGGGACCCCGACGCATTGGCGCACTGGTGCCACGCGCAGGCCGCTCGCCTGCCGCCGGCCCATTGCCTGGCCAGTTGGCAGCCGATGGCGCACGCCTTGCGGCCAGAGATGCGCGGCCTGAATGTGCTCGATGAGGATGCGGCGCTGCAGCGTGCCCAGTTGCGCCAGTTGGCGCAAACCCTGGTCGATCAGCCCGACTTTGCGCAACAGCCAACGTGGCTGGGCCAGTGCTTTGAGAATGGTCCCTGGACGCGCCTGCGCCACCGGCAAACTCAAACGGCTACGCCGCACAGCGCCTGGACGCGCTTGAGCACGCGCTGGCTGGAACTGATCGAAATTGCGGCTGCTTCTGCGCCAACCCAAAGTCTGGGCCGGGTCGCGCTGTTGGCCACCGGGGCCATGAAGCTGGGCCCTGGCCAGGCCCTGGCCTGGTGCGAAATGGCGCGCGGCCTGCTGCTGCACTGGGTGCAACTCGATGCCCAAGGCGCGGTGCAGGACTACCAGGTGGTGGCGCCCACGGAGTGGAATTTCCATCCCGACGGGGCACTGGCGCGCGCCGTGGCGGCCTTGCCAGCCGGCGATACGCTAGGCGCCAGCACACTGGCGGCGGCCTTTGACCCTTGTGTGCTCTGCACGATCAAACAGGTATGAACCGCCCAGCAGGGGGGCTTGCGGGCTCAACGGGTAGCGGGTTTGCGCTGACGGGCTTCTGACCCATGGTAATCGCGTCGATAGCGCAATTCGCAGCGCATTTTCCGCAACCGCTACAGCGCTCGCTGTCGTGCAGCACGGAAGTTTTTTTCCACTCGTGTGTTTCGAAGGCAAACAGCCGGAGATGACAGGCGGCAATACACCTTCCACATCCTGAACAACGTGCAGCATCAATCGTCGGAATTCGGATTGCCATGGCGAAGAATACCTTGGATTGCTTATTCAAGCATCAGTGGATTCTTTTAGACGACATGGTGAGTTATCGAAAGTTTCACGGCCGGCCGGCCCGGTATAGACTCTTGGCAGCGGGGGACTAACGATGCTTGAAACTGGAGATCACATGGCACTGAACGTGTTGTGGTTGCAATCCGGCGGTTGCGGGGGCTGCAGTATGTCGCTGCTGTGCGCCGATACGACCGACTTCCCGGCCCTCTTGCGCAGCAACGGCATCAGGCTGCTGTGGCATCCCGCGCTGTCGCTGGCGGGCGAGCAGGACTTGATCCAGCTGCTGGAACGCTGCCTGGCAGGCCAGTTGCAACTGGACGCACTGTGTATTGAAGGGGCGCTGCTACGCGGCCCGCAGGGTACGGGGCGTTTCCACAGGCTGGCTGGCACCGGCGTCGCGATGACCGATTGGGTGCGCCGGCTCGCCGGCGTGGCCGCGCATGTGGTGGCGGTCGGCAGTTGCGCGGCCTGGGGCGGCATCACGACCGCGGGCCGCAACCCGACCGATGCCTGCGGGTTGCAGTATGAAGATGATCAGCCAGGCGGCCTGCTGGGTACCGACTTTCGGGCTGGAGCTGGGCTGCCGGTGATCAACATCGCGGGTTGCCCGACCCACCCCGGCTGGGTACTCGACACGCTGATGATGCTGGCCGCCCATCAACTGACCGAAGAGGACCTTGACCCCTTGGGGCGGCCGCGTTTTTATGCCGACCAACTGGTGCACCACGCCTGCACCCGCAACGAGTATTACGAATACAAGGCCAGTGCGGCCAAGCCCACCGACCTGGGTTGCCTGATGGAAAACATGGGTTGCAAGGGCACGCAGGCGCACGCCGACTGCAACACCCGGCTCTGGAACGGTGATGGTTCCTGCCTGCGCGGCGGCTTTGCCTGCATCAACTGCACCGCGCCGGGTTTTCAAAGCCCCGGTCATCCGTTTCACATCACCCCGAAGCTGGCGGGCATCCCGATCGGCCTGCCCGTGGACATGCCCAAGGCCTGGTTTGTGGCGCTGGCTTCCTTGTCCAAGAGCGCCACGCCCCGGCGCGTCAAGGTCAATTCGCACAGCGACCACGTGGTGCTGCCGCCAGTGGCTCGCAAGACGCGGCTGCGCTAAGCGCAGACCTGCCCATGAGCCGCCTGATTCTTGGCCCTTTTAACCGCGTCGAGGGTGACCTCGAAGTCCAGCTGGAAGTCACCGATGGCCGGGTCACTGAGGCCCGCGTCAACGCCCCGATGTTCCGCGGTTTCGAGCTTATCCTGAATGGCCGTGACCCGATGGATGCTTTGAGCATCGCGCCGCGTATTTGCGGCATTTGCTCGGTCTCTCAGTCGGTGGCGGCAGCCAAGGCGCTGGCCGATGCGTCAGGCGTGGTGGTGCCGCCCAACGGCATGCATGCCATCAACCTGATGCTCGCGTGCGAGAACTTTGCCGACCATCTGACGCATTTTTATCTGTTTTTCATGCCCGACTTCACGCGCGCGGTGTATGCCGCCCGGCCCTGGTTTCGGGAAGCCGAGCGGCGCTTTGCAGCACTGGCTGGCAGCACCTCCAACGGCGGCCTGCGCAGCCGCGCAGCACTGGCGGCGCGCGCGCGCTGGTTTGAGCTGATCGGCACGCTGGGCGGCAAATGGCCGCACACCGGCGCCGTGCTGCCGGGGGGCACGTCACGCGCGATCGAGACCACCGAGCGCATTCGCCTGCTGGCGCGGGTGCGCGAGATGCGCGCCTTTCTGGAGCAAACGCTGTTTGGCACAGCGCTGGAAGAAGTGGCAACGCTTGACAGCCTGGCCGCCTTGCAGCGCTGGCGCGCGCGTGCTGCGGGCAGCGACATGGCGCTGTTTCTTGACCTGGCCGAGGCGACCCAGTTGACGAATTTGGGGCCGGGACCGGGCCGCTACCTCAGCTACGGCGCCTACGCCCGGTTTGAAGGTGGTCACGCCTTGGC contains these protein-coding regions:
- a CDS encoding GyrI-like domain-containing protein yields the protein MEKIDWKKELKHLYQASAREVMQVEVPAMNYLMVDGQGDPNTSQEYADAVAALFATAYSLKFMVKKGALAIDYGVMPLEGLWWAKDMSKFSPDDKSNWLWTAMIAQPPFITREMVDTAIAAVAKKKNPAAISRLRFEAYTEGRCAQIMHIGPFSEEGPAIEKLHHFIQASGHKRHGKHHEIYLSDISKAAPAKWKTLIRQPMSPSER
- a CDS encoding VOC family protein — translated: MQKITPFLWFDSQAEEAMNFYVSIFRNSKVLTVNRYGEAGPGPRGTVMTASFLLDGQEFVALNGGPQYKFTPAISFVVNCETQAEVDDLWDKLSAGGREDQCAWLQDKFGVSWQIVPRVLIELLNDPDPAKAQRVMAAMMKMKKIDIAALQRAAAQGENT
- a CDS encoding GFA family protein; translated protein: MIYKGSCHCGKIAFEVDGELTGAMACNCSICSRKGALMWFVPRDQLRLLTAEEDMRTYTFNQHVIKHHFCPTCGIHPYGEGVDPKGNRMAAVNIRCLEDLDLASVPVTNFDGRAR
- a CDS encoding VOC family protein, which gives rise to MQVQPYLFFEGRCEEALEFYRTTLGAKVTMLMRFKENPEPQPPGMFPPGSDDKVMHASFTIGETTLMASDGRATGSPVFQGFSLSLSAPTDAEAKRLFSALGDGGQVQMPLGKTFFASSFGMVADRFGVSWMIIVAP
- the gap gene encoding type I glyceraldehyde-3-phosphate dehydrogenase, whose protein sequence is MTIKIGINGFGRIGRMVFRAAVQDFKDIEVVGINDLLEPAYLAYMLQFDSVHGRFKGDIAVEGNNLIVNGKKIRLSAVKDPAELKWNEVGADIVIEATGLFLTKETAQKHITAGAKKVIMSAPSKDDTPMFVYGVNDSKYAGEAIISNASCTTNCLAPVAKILNDNWGIKRGLMTTVHAATATQKTVDSPSNKDWRGGRGILENIIPSSTGAAKAVGVVIPELNKKLTGMSFRVPTSDVSVVDLTVELNKPATYAEICAAMKAASLGAMKGVLGYTEDKVVSTDFRGESCTSTFDADAGIALDSTFVKVVSWYDNEWGYSSKCLEMARVVSK
- the tkt gene encoding transketolase, yielding MADTEQAQAPQTISANRAEMANAIRALAMDAVQAANSGHPGAPMGMADMAVALWGQHLKHNPANPHWFDRDRFVLSNGHASMLLYSVLHLTGYKLPITELKKFRQFGSKTPGHPEVGVTPGVETTTGPLGQGITNAVGMALAEKLLAKEFNREGHDVVSHNTFTFLGDGCLMEGISHEAAALAGAWKLNKLIALYDDNGISIDGPVAPWFIDNTALRFVAYGWNVLGPIDGHDADLVAKTIAEAKTSADKPTLIICKTAIGQGSPNRANTAKAHGEPLGAEEILLTRVALGWSHKPFSIPQDVYAAWDAKAAGAAAEAAWNDRFAAYKAAFPDLAKELVRRMKGELPKNFAQVAVNTAVAAHTKAETVASRKASQLALESFTAALPELLGGSADLTGSNLTNTKSTPNLRFDFTGGVVQTPNADGVMVGGRHINYGVREFGMAAIMNGIALHGGFIPYGGTFLTFSDYSRNAIRMAALMKLRVVHVFTHDSIGLGEDGPTHQSIEHAASLRLIPNLDVWRPGDTAETAVAWAVALQNKSKPTALLLSRQNIHYAPKAGLGDISKGAYILAEPSEVGLKKKTQAVLIATGSEVQLALKAQELLASRKIAVRVVSMPSTTTFDQQSAAYKAAVLPVGVPRIAVEMGVSAGWWKYGCAAVVGIDSYGESAPAPVLFQHFGFTPENVADTVEKVLRK
- a CDS encoding NADH:flavin oxidoreductase/NADH oxidase, with amino-acid sequence MSLLFSPLHLPSPRGGLTLSNRIVVAPMCQYSARNGEASDWHLMHWGNLLNSGAAMFTIEATAVLPEGRITPSCLGLWDARTEAALADKLQRARQLAPPLPVCIQLAHAGRKASSAVPWQGGQLLPAAQGGWETFGPSALPQLPNEPPPTELTLAQMAQIRDAFVAAAQRAARIGLEAVEIHGAHGYLLHEFLSPLANQRSDAYGGSFENRIRFPLEVFAAVRAAFDGVLGLRVSASDWVEGGWDVAQSAEFAKRLKTLGCDFIHVSSGGVSPQQKIALGAGYQVAMARAVRAASGLVTTAVGLITEAQQAEAILQAGDADLIALARAFLYEPRWGWHAAAALGGQVVANPVYWRCLPREAQTVFGKVSIGGR
- a CDS encoding PaaI family thioesterase, whose product is MTKYHYGLADSQEAATLSGKALLQAIIEGRLPQAPISQTMSFWLVEVGDGFAAFEGEPGKQLLNPMGTVHGGWALTLIDSAAGCAGLSLLPAGVGYTTVETKGNFSRPIAPDAGRVRAHAQVVAQGRQIISVEAKVLSQDGRVLAHGSSTLMVLAGRPASS
- a CDS encoding MarR family winged helix-turn-helix transcriptional regulator is translated as MTLPTQPNRSLRGDAASALNEDLAWNARLAARLLTAALDQGLKASGLTSTQFGLMCLIASSPDDTVGGLAARGGLNQSTMSRNIDALSRAGLVEVATVNQDRRRRAMWLTEAGLMRLNDAMPLWRSAQQALAARLEPQLAQHLSGVKQVLAPGPAG